A part of Aegilops tauschii subsp. strangulata cultivar AL8/78 chromosome 2, Aet v6.0, whole genome shotgun sequence genomic DNA contains:
- the LOC109748508 gene encoding uncharacterized protein, translated as MRVKCTEKRKVNPYCFNRNMDCPANCPQSCYPDCNTCKPVCVCNTPGACGDPRFIGGDGNAFYFHGRRDADFCVVSDRDLHINAHFIGKSGHSGMSRDFTWIQAIAVLFDGHRLYLGARKTGTWDDAVEHLDITLDGEHVYLPADLIEGAKWTSSRVPELSVTRTKATNGVLVAVAGKFSVRANAVPITGEESRVHRYGVTADDCLAHLELAFKFDALTDDVHGVVGQTYRSDYVNHFDVRASMPTMGGDATFTTSSLFAADCSVARYGVSRGNDGAAVQSELAGTVTCASGMDGKRVMCKK; from the exons ATGAGGGTCAAGTGCACTGAGAAGCGCAAGGTGAACCCCTACTGCTTCAACCGGAACATGGACTGCCCCGCCAACTGCCCCCAGTCCTGCTACCCCGActgcaacacatgcaaacccgtCTGCG TCTGCAACACCCCCGGAGCATGCGGCGACCCGCGGTTCATCGGTGGTGACGGCAACGCCTTCTACTTCCACGGACGCAGGGACGCCGACTTCTGCGTCGTCTCCGACCGCGACCTTCACATCAACGCGCACTTCATCGGCAAGAGCGGCCACAGCGGCATGTCCCGGGACTTCACCTGGATCCAGGCCATTGCCGTGCTCTTCGACGGCCACCGCCTCTACCTCGGTGCCAGGAAGACCGGCACCTGGGACGACGCCGTCGAGCACCTGGACATCACCCTCGACGGCGAGCATGTCTACCTTCCCGCTGACCTCATCGAAGGCGCCAAGTGGACGTCCAGCCGCGTGCCCGAGCTGTCCGTGACCCGCACCAAGGCGACCAACGGcgtcctcgtcgccgtcgccggaaAGTTCAGCGTCAGGGCCAACGCCGTGCCCATCACCGGGGAGGAATCGAGGGTGCACCGCTACGGCGTCACCGCCGATGACTGCCTCGCGCACCTCGAGCTGGCGTTCAAGTTCGACGCCCTCACCGACGACGTCCACGGTGTGGTCGGACAGACGTACCGCTCCGACTACGTGAACCATTTCGACGTGAGGGCATCCATGCCCACCATGGGAGGAGATGCCACCTTCACCACCTCCAGCCTGTTCGCCGCCGACTGCAGCGTGGCGCGCTATGGAGTCAGCCGTGGAAACGACGGTGCCGCGGTGCAATCTGAGCTCGCTGGTACTGTCACCTGCGCCAGTGGCATGGACGGCAAGCGTGTGATGTGCAAGAAGTAA